One segment of Vibrio gazogenes DNA contains the following:
- the lysS gene encoding lysine--tRNA ligase has translation MTDAIQNETTQESNRQEENKLIAERRGKLDYIRQDSKANGHPNDFRRDSLASDLQQTFGEKTKEELEALNHVVAIAGRIMAKRGPFLVIQETSGRIQAYASKDVQKDLKAKYQGLDIGDIIGVKGVLHKSGKGDLYVNMESYQLLTKALRPLPEKFHGLTDQEMRYRQRYVDLIMNEDSRQAFIIRSKLISAIRHFMIGKGYIEVETPMMQSIPGGAAARPFITHHNALDMEMYLRIAPELYLKRLVVGGFDRVFEINRNFRNEGLSPRHNPEFTMMEFYQAYSDYNDLMDLTEEMLSSVAQEVLGSTAMPYGDEMVEFGGRYTRMSMLEAVKHYNPDHADIQSLDNDRIQDRDLMVAIAKSLHIDVEPFWTCGQLLEEIFGETAEPKLIQPTFITGYPADISPLARRSDDNPFLTDRFEFFIGGREVANGFSELNDAEDQDARFKAQVDAKDAGDDEAMFYDADYITALEHGLPPTAGQGIGIDRLAMLFTNTHTIRDVILFPAMRHQG, from the coding sequence ATGACTGATGCGATTCAAAACGAAACGACTCAAGAAAGTAACAGACAAGAAGAGAATAAACTTATCGCAGAACGACGCGGCAAGTTAGATTATATCCGTCAGGATTCTAAGGCAAACGGTCATCCCAATGACTTTAGACGTGATAGTTTAGCCAGTGATTTGCAACAAACATTCGGTGAAAAGACAAAAGAAGAATTGGAAGCATTGAATCATGTTGTGGCGATTGCCGGACGCATTATGGCAAAACGTGGGCCTTTCTTGGTGATTCAAGAAACTTCCGGTCGGATTCAAGCCTATGCAAGTAAAGATGTGCAGAAAGATCTGAAAGCCAAATATCAAGGTTTGGATATTGGTGACATTATTGGTGTGAAAGGTGTGCTGCATAAATCCGGTAAAGGCGATCTGTATGTCAATATGGAATCCTACCAATTGCTGACGAAAGCGTTGCGTCCATTGCCAGAGAAGTTTCATGGTCTGACGGATCAGGAAATGCGTTATCGTCAACGTTATGTGGATCTGATTATGAACGAAGATTCGCGCCAAGCATTTATTATTCGTTCCAAACTGATTAGCGCGATTCGTCATTTTATGATTGGCAAAGGCTACATTGAAGTTGAAACACCAATGATGCAGAGCATCCCCGGTGGTGCAGCGGCACGTCCGTTTATTACACACCATAATGCGTTAGATATGGAAATGTATCTGCGAATTGCGCCGGAGCTCTATTTGAAGCGTTTGGTCGTGGGTGGCTTTGACCGTGTATTTGAAATCAACCGTAACTTCAGAAACGAAGGGCTGTCCCCTCGGCATAATCCTGAATTTACGATGATGGAATTCTATCAGGCTTATTCTGACTATAACGATTTGATGGATTTGACGGAAGAGATGCTGAGTTCGGTTGCTCAGGAAGTGCTGGGTTCGACCGCCATGCCTTATGGGGATGAAATGGTTGAGTTCGGTGGCCGTTATACACGGATGAGCATGTTAGAGGCAGTGAAGCACTACAACCCTGACCATGCTGATATTCAAAGCCTTGATAATGATAGAATTCAGGATCGTGACCTGATGGTCGCGATTGCTAAATCGTTACATATCGATGTTGAACCATTCTGGACATGTGGTCAGTTACTCGAGGAGATCTTTGGTGAGACGGCTGAACCAAAACTGATTCAACCGACGTTCATTACAGGTTATCCGGCTGATATATCGCCATTGGCTCGCCGTAGTGATGACAATCCATTTTTGACGGATCGCTTTGAGTTCTTTATCGGTGGCCGAGAAGTTGCCAATGGTTTCTCCGAGCTGAATGATGCTGAAGATCAGGATGCACGCTTTAAAGCACAAGTGGATGCCAAAGATGCCGGTGATGATGAAGCAATGTTCTATGATGCGGATTATATCACTGCGCTAGAACATGGCTTACCACCGACTGCCGGACAAGGGATCGGTATTGATCGCTTGGCAATGTTGTTCACCAACACGCATACGATTCGAGATGTAATTTTATTTCCAGCAATGCGTCATCAGGGATAA
- the vpsR gene encoding cyclic-di-GMP-binding transcriptional regulator VpsR (Not actually a response regulator, but instead a cyclic-di-GMP-binding transcription factor.), giving the protein MGNQFRMDSVPGSLIVVGGTYEPWLSVLEQVGWRCSQVGDLRKADVLFDEVGPCIGIVDLSHDEFSLNGVANLVSSHRQVRWLAFIRESQLSSDTICQFIVNFCIDFFTAPIPDAQLLSTIGHQLGMLKLEKKVWPHYGVNDNFGLIGESVSMKRLRDQIKRIGPTDVSILIHGESGSGKELVAKAVHHSSSRSKKPFISVNCRAMSEKRFAMELFGIDADDDFISILEKADGGTVLLNDILSITKDQQLNLLRFFQEGTVETSRGIQTADVRILAANATDIEKALIDGNFNDELYHYINVLRINVPSLKERVSDIPLIARHYLQQFSKEYNAQARGFTEDALKMLSRYHWPGNIRELINQIKRMVLMSDTVMLGESNLDLPKFEDGKLSLKSIRERSEKEALMLVLESNSGQITQAAKELGISRATMYRLLNKHNLISEDMN; this is encoded by the coding sequence ATGGGTAATCAGTTCCGTATGGACTCTGTGCCAGGTTCTCTTATCGTGGTTGGTGGCACGTATGAACCATGGCTTTCGGTATTAGAACAAGTTGGTTGGCGATGTTCTCAAGTCGGCGATTTAAGAAAGGCAGATGTCTTGTTTGATGAAGTCGGTCCTTGTATTGGTATTGTCGATTTAAGTCACGATGAGTTCAGTTTAAATGGGGTTGCGAACTTAGTTAGTAGTCATAGACAAGTTCGATGGCTGGCATTCATTCGCGAGTCACAATTAAGCTCAGATACAATATGTCAATTTATTGTGAATTTTTGTATTGATTTCTTTACTGCGCCAATTCCTGATGCGCAGTTGTTGAGCACTATTGGACATCAGCTTGGAATGTTGAAGCTTGAGAAAAAAGTATGGCCTCACTACGGGGTAAACGATAATTTTGGTTTGATTGGCGAGTCGGTTTCAATGAAACGACTCCGTGATCAGATCAAACGAATTGGACCGACCGATGTGAGTATTTTGATTCATGGTGAAAGTGGTTCAGGGAAAGAGTTGGTTGCTAAAGCAGTCCATCATTCCTCTTCCCGTTCTAAAAAGCCATTTATCTCTGTGAATTGTCGAGCGATGTCCGAAAAACGTTTTGCGATGGAATTGTTTGGTATCGATGCTGATGATGATTTTATTTCAATTCTGGAAAAAGCAGATGGGGGCACGGTTCTTCTGAATGATATTTTATCGATTACGAAAGATCAGCAACTGAATTTACTCCGCTTTTTCCAAGAAGGAACGGTAGAGACATCAAGAGGGATCCAGACTGCTGATGTCCGAATATTGGCCGCAAATGCGACAGATATAGAGAAGGCTTTGATTGATGGTAATTTCAATGACGAGCTATATCACTATATTAATGTATTGCGAATTAATGTGCCTAGTTTAAAAGAACGTGTTTCAGATATTCCTTTAATTGCCCGTCATTATCTTCAGCAATTTTCAAAAGAGTACAACGCTCAGGCTCGTGGTTTTACAGAAGATGCACTCAAAATGCTTTCCCGTTACCATTGGCCAGGAAATATTCGTGAGTTAATCAATCAGATAAAACGAATGGTTCTGATGTCTGATACCGTTATGCTCGGTGAGAGTAACCTAGATTTACCAAAATTTGAGGATGGAAAATTAAGTCTGAAAAGTATCCGTGAACGTTCTGAAAAAGAAGCGTTGATGTTGGTGCTTGAGTCTAATTCCGGGCAAATTACTCAGGCAGCAAAAGAGTTAGGTATATCAAGAGCGACAATGTATCGTTTGTTGAATAAACATAATTTAATTTCTGAAGATATGAACTAA
- a CDS encoding DUF1127 domain-containing protein, translated as MRHSLYLSLAAWLIRADLRREERVWRRKVSRSAYDIPWDNPYLLRDIGLEADGRPFGRSINEDQRVARRMHLLSQFISLRIPT; from the coding sequence ATGCGTCATTCACTTTATTTATCACTCGCAGCATGGCTCATTCGAGCCGATTTACGTCGTGAAGAACGGGTATGGAGAAGAAAAGTAAGTCGAAGTGCTTACGATATTCCATGGGATAACCCATATTTATTGCGTGATATCGGTCTGGAAGCTGATGGTCGCCCCTTTGGTCGTTCAATCAATGAAGATCAGCGTGTGGCACGTCGTATGCACCTGCTCAGTCAGTTTATATCATTGCGAATACCGACATAA